The following proteins are co-located in the Carassius gibelio isolate Cgi1373 ecotype wild population from Czech Republic chromosome A21, carGib1.2-hapl.c, whole genome shotgun sequence genome:
- the LOC127941523 gene encoding uncharacterized protein LOC127941523 isoform X1 has translation MPRPKKRATIAKRLYAQRCANTEVTLNPLKKNDALLSPKAGSIENPCKLASVNASVNLANLHLSPKQTLENPCKPLKTLENPCKPLKTLENPCKPLKTLENPCKPLKTLENPCKPLKTLENPCKPLKTLENSEKKEKVLTNIHEISVNTLPAYCDFPQQSVQKGSLGQAVGSSFPRSSGKALYSEVVKRPSKVCESVKTEVRTCDFQVDSGKLGRPQMRYPMKSKSKPMQSEQNIPAICHESALGVCSDFPQKSMLRGSFDQADARFGDSRNRQCGAISLTAVLKSKLKNVLTWSTPDLDGVLVAGTRLYEYLRKRGNIKDREAKGRNYIAVHELPRRHVLGNTTFSIEYTPSLTGFVNVNEYHEYDQAISSVAMPLDVALQQTLLSADAFLLTICANTSAVIKQGSWYAVVDSHAIRTDTSCVVYHSTIESLYNYINDMAQLFGEPEPPFEITGVLVHADAEVSDPLQEAGSSSLPCSSGKALYSDVLKRTPKIVGTCDMWK, from the exons ATGCCGCGACCGAAGAAGAGGGCGACGATAGCCAAACGTCTTTATGCTCAGAGATGTGCAAATACAGAGGTTACGCTGAATCCtcttaaaaaaaatgatgcattgTTGTCACCAAAAGCTGGCAGCATTGAAAACCCTTGCAAACTCGCATCAGTAAATGCATCAGTAAACCTTGCAAACTTGCATCTGTCACCTAagcaaacccttgaaaacccttgcaaacccttgaaaacccttgaaaacccttgcaaacccttgaaaacccttgaaaacccttgcaaacccttgaaaacccttgaaaacccttgcaaacctttgaaaacccttgaaaacccttgcaaacccttgaaaacccttgaaaacccttgcaaacccttgaaaacccttgaaaactcagaaaaaaaagaaaaagtgcttaCAAATATACATGAAATTTCTGTGAATACTTTACCTGCATATTGTGATTTTCCACAGCAATCAGTGCAGAAAGGTTCTCTTGGTCAAGCAGTTGGCAGCAGTTTTCCACGGTCTTCCGGTAAAGCCCTTTACAGTGAAGTTGTAAAACGCCCTTCCAAGGTATGTGAATCAGTCAAGACTGAGGTAAGGACATGTGATTTTCAAGTAGACTCAGGCAAGCTCGGTCGACCCCAGATGAGGTACCCAATGAAAAGCAAATCAAAACCCATGCAATCTGAACAAAACATTCCTGCAATTTGCCATGAAAGTGCTTTGGGTGTTTGTTCTGATTTTCCCCAGAAATCCATGCTAAGAGGATCTTTTGATCAAGCTGATGCCCGCTTTGGAGATTCACGCAACAGGCAGTGTGGAGCAATCAGTCTGACGGCGGTGTTGAAAAGCAAGCTGAAGAATGTGCTGACGTGGTCAACACCAGATCTGGACGGTGTCTTGGTTGCAGGAACACGCCTCTATGAGTATCTGAGAAAACGGGGTAACATAAAAGACCGGGAAGCGAAGGGTAGGAATTATATTGCAGTCCATGAATTACCAAGGCGACATGTGTTGGGTAATACTACATTTTCCATCGAGTACACTCCATCTCTGACTGGTTTTGTTAATGTCAATGAGTACCACGAGTATGACCAAGCCATAAGCAGTGTAGCCATGCCACTTGATGTAGCCCTTCAGCAAACTCTACTTAGTGCTGATGCTTTCTTGTTAACCATTTGTGCCAACACATCTGCAGTTATTAAGCAGGGGTCATGGTATGCAGTCGTTGACTCTCATGCCATCAGGACAGACACAAGTTGTGTAGTTTATCACAGTACCATAGAGTCTCTGTACAACTATATCAATGACATGGCACAGTTGTTTGGGGAACCTGAGCCACCATTTGAGATAACTGGAGTTTTGGTTCATGCAGATGCAGAAGTGTCTGATCCGCTGCAAGAAGCAGGCAGCAGCAGTTTACCATGCTCTTCCGGTAAAGCCCTCTACAGTGACGTCTTAAAACGCACACCAAAG ATCGTTGGCACATGTGATATGTGGAAGTGA